From a region of the Candidatus Blochmanniella camponoti genome:
- the metF gene encoding methylenetetrahydrofolate reductase, with protein sequence MSMFHATQQAVLNQYLAELQGKINVSFEFFPPRTDEMEQILWKTINKLSKLNPIFVSVTYSAHSGTRNHTDKTIKDIKKRTGLIAAPHLTCINETPQALQTIAQEYWNNGIHNIVALRGDQIKKTYQSSMYASDLVYLLKKIGNFDIAVAAYPEVHPEAKSAQSDLINLKKKIDAGANRAITQFFFDVEQYLRFRDLCVSVGIDIEIIPGILPIFNFRQLQNFITFTKVKIPHWIYVIFHGLDHDLETQKMLGTFVAIDMIRVLLKEGVRNFHFYTLNRSDLTYAICHTLGIKNNKM encoded by the coding sequence ATGAGTATGTTCCATGCCACCCAACAAGCAGTATTAAATCAATATTTAGCTGAATTACAAGGAAAGATTAATGTTTCATTTGAATTTTTTCCTCCACGTACCGATGAAATGGAACAAATATTATGGAAAACTATAAACAAATTAAGCAAATTGAATCCTATTTTTGTTTCTGTAACATATAGCGCTCATTCTGGAACACGAAATCATACTGATAAAACGATTAAAGACATAAAAAAACGTACTGGATTAATAGCAGCTCCTCATTTAACATGTATTAACGAAACCCCTCAAGCATTACAAACTATTGCTCAAGAATATTGGAATAATGGTATTCATAATATAGTTGCGTTAAGAGGCGATCAAATAAAAAAAACCTATCAATCGTCTATGTATGCTTCAGATTTAGTATATTTATTAAAAAAAATTGGAAATTTTGATATTGCAGTAGCTGCTTATCCAGAAGTACATCCAGAAGCAAAAAGCGCGCAATCAGATTTAATTAATTTAAAGAAAAAAATAGATGCCGGTGCGAATCGTGCAATTACTCAATTTTTTTTTGATGTAGAACAATATTTAAGATTTAGAGATCTTTGCGTGTCTGTTGGGATTGATATAGAAATTATCCCTGGAATATTGCCTATCTTTAATTTTCGTCAATTACAGAATTTTATCACTTTTACTAAAGTGAAGATACCTCATTGGATATATGTAATTTTTCATGGATTAGATCATGACTTAGAAACACAGAAAATGCTTGGAACATTTGTAGCGATAGACATGATCAGAGTCCTTCTTAAGGAAGGGGTAAGAAATTTTCATTTCTATACTCTTAATAGATCAGATTTAACATATGCAATATGTCATACTTTGGGAATAAAAAATAACAAAATGTAA
- the murI gene encoding glutamate racemase, translating to MTYFTNIHKQPTILILDSGVGGLSIYTAIRKLLPHVHYLYFFDNQAFPYGEHSEFFIINRVTSIIEAVQEQHQLDLVIIGCNTASVVSLKILQNYFLCPIVGVIPAIKLASKLTKNGVIGVLATHRTVNHDYTWSLIKRFANKYKVVLLGTSELANLAESKMCGEKIPISILRNILTPWLNMKQPPDTIVLGCTHFSLLKTELIAALSSNSYLIDSRHSVAKHSLRLLRKKINSPTNNFCFYRPNKIYCSMNTEKAIKLKSILLSYYNFFSLEILSI from the coding sequence ATGACTTATTTTACAAATATACACAAGCAACCAACAATATTGATATTAGATTCTGGGGTAGGTGGCTTATCTATTTATACTGCGATACGAAAATTATTACCACATGTACATTATCTATATTTTTTTGATAATCAAGCTTTTCCTTATGGTGAACACTCAGAATTCTTCATTATAAATCGTGTAACTTCTATAATTGAAGCTGTGCAAGAACAACATCAATTAGATCTTGTAATCATTGGTTGTAATACTGCCAGTGTAGTTTCATTAAAAATATTACAGAATTATTTTCTATGTCCCATTGTTGGGGTGATACCTGCAATTAAATTGGCGTCTAAATTAACTAAAAATGGCGTTATTGGCGTCTTAGCAACACATCGCACTGTCAATCATGACTATACTTGGAGTCTTATAAAACGTTTCGCCAATAAATATAAGGTCGTGTTACTAGGTACGTCTGAATTAGCAAACTTAGCTGAATCTAAAATGTGTGGCGAAAAAATACCGATATCAATTCTTCGTAATATTCTTACCCCATGGTTAAACATGAAACAACCTCCTGACACTATAGTGCTTGGATGTACTCATTTTTCTTTATTAAAAACAGAATTAATTGCCGCATTGTCTTCAAATAGCTACTTAATAGATTCAAGACATTCAGTCGCTAAACATAGCTTACGTTTGCTACGCAAAAAAATAAATAGTCCCACAAACAATTTTTGTTTTTACAGACCAAACAAAATTTATTGTTCTATGAACACAGAAAAAGCTATCAAATTAAAATCTATTTTATTATCCTATTATAACTTTTTTTCTTTAGAAATATTATCAATATAA
- the metB gene encoding cystathionine gamma-synthase — translation MNIKKSTISVRSGLNSDEQHGCVVPPITLSTTYNFFGLNQPRPYDYSRRKNPTRDVAQQTLSDLEYGKSAIMTSSGMSAIYLICSALLEPNDLLIAPYDCYGGTYRLLDALNKKGACKVLFIDQSDTQVLLKSLAYKPKLIFIETPSNPMLRIVDIHTLCNFQKDILYVVDNTFMTPVFQNPLILGADLVVHSCSKYLNGHSDLIAGVVISKDTHISEKLTWWGNTLGITGSAFDSYQLLRGMRTLMPRVYQQQNNTKNIIAFCQKQPQINALYYPGLPTHPGYNIVCKQQSGFGSIFSFELKGAKNVLLQFLRSLKLFTLAESFGGVESLIAHPATMTHAAMPENARKRAGISDMLLRVSVGLEDSDDLITDLEQAFASIQ, via the coding sequence ATGAATATAAAAAAATCTACAATCAGCGTTAGAAGTGGTTTAAATAGCGATGAGCAACATGGATGTGTTGTACCTCCTATTACTCTTTCAACTACTTATAATTTTTTTGGATTAAATCAGCCTCGTCCTTATGATTATTCACGGCGCAAAAATCCTACACGTGATGTAGCTCAACAAACTTTATCAGATTTAGAATATGGAAAAAGTGCGATTATGACAAGTAGTGGCATGTCTGCTATTTATTTAATATGCTCTGCTTTGCTTGAACCAAACGATTTATTAATAGCACCTTATGATTGCTATGGAGGTACTTATCGATTATTGGATGCGTTAAACAAAAAAGGTGCATGTAAAGTATTATTTATTGATCAAAGTGATACACAGGTTTTATTAAAATCGTTAGCATATAAACCTAAATTAATTTTCATAGAAACCCCAAGTAATCCTATGCTCCGAATAGTAGATATTCATACTCTTTGCAATTTCCAAAAAGATATCTTATATGTTGTAGATAACACATTCATGACTCCAGTATTTCAAAATCCATTAATTTTAGGTGCAGATTTAGTGGTACATTCTTGTAGTAAGTATTTGAATGGACATTCAGATTTAATAGCAGGAGTAGTAATATCTAAGGATACACACATTTCTGAAAAATTAACTTGGTGGGGCAATACGCTTGGTATTACTGGAAGCGCCTTTGATAGTTATCAGTTGTTGCGTGGTATGCGTACTTTAATGCCGCGTGTTTACCAACAACAAAATAATACTAAAAACATTATTGCTTTTTGTCAAAAACAACCGCAAATCAATGCATTATATTATCCGGGGTTACCCACTCATCCTGGATATAACATTGTTTGTAAACAACAAAGCGGATTCGGATCAATATTTAGTTTTGAACTTAAGGGCGCTAAAAATGTTTTACTACAATTTTTACGATCATTAAAATTATTTACATTAGCAGAATCGTTCGGGGGTGTAGAAAGTTTAATTGCTCATCCAGCTACTATGACGCATGCTGCTATGCCAGAAAATGCTAGAAAACGCGCTGGAATCAGTGATATGTTGCTTCGTGTTTCAGTAGGACTAGAAGATAGCGACGATCTTATTACTGATTTAGAACAGGCATTTGCATCAATACAATGA
- the rpmE gene encoding 50S ribosomal protein L31, translating to MKKNVHPKYNEISAYCSCGNVIDTKSTLNRNLNIDVCNLCHPFYTGTQRILDTRGRVNIFNKRFNLSINADFLPIDKKLNKK from the coding sequence ATGAAGAAAAATGTGCATCCAAAATATAACGAAATATCTGCATATTGCTCGTGTGGAAATGTTATAGATACTAAATCTACTTTAAATAGAAACTTAAATATAGATGTGTGTAATTTGTGTCATCCATTTTATACAGGTACACAACGTATACTAGATACACGTGGGCGTGTAAATATTTTCAATAAACGCTTTAATCTTTCTATTAATGCTGATTTTTTACCGATTGACAAAAAATTAAATAAAAAATAA
- the tpiA gene encoding triose-phosphate isomerase — protein MRRLLIIGNWKLNGNKNTITNLIITLVNTFNNISKCSVAIAPPVMYLDIINRYLLNSHIQLCAQNVDIHLSGAFTGDISAEMLQDLNVRYTLIGHSERRIHHKENDVYIAKKFFILKKVGLIPILCIGENKKEYDSGYTQSVCINQINTIIKLLGIEAFKNAVIAYEPIWAIGSGVSASPENVQLVHKSIRDYIASYDASIADKITIQYGGSVTPENVTQFFDQKDIDGVLVGAASLNANSFSMIVQTAEKHKKSYPT, from the coding sequence GTGAGGCGTCTGTTGATAATAGGAAACTGGAAATTAAATGGCAATAAAAATACCATAACTAATTTAATTATTACATTAGTTAATACATTTAATAATATTTCTAAATGTAGCGTAGCTATAGCTCCTCCTGTGATGTATTTAGATATAATTAATCGTTATTTATTGAACAGTCATATTCAGCTATGCGCTCAAAATGTTGATATTCATTTATCTGGAGCGTTTACCGGCGACATTTCAGCAGAAATGTTACAGGATCTTAATGTACGATATACTCTGATAGGTCATTCTGAACGGAGAATACATCATAAAGAAAATGATGTATATATTGCTAAAAAATTTTTTATCTTAAAAAAAGTTGGATTAATTCCTATTTTATGTATAGGGGAAAATAAAAAAGAATACGATTCTGGATACACACAGTCAGTATGTATCAATCAAATTAATACAATCATTAAATTACTTGGCATAGAAGCATTTAAGAATGCAGTTATTGCTTATGAGCCTATATGGGCTATAGGAAGTGGTGTTAGCGCATCTCCAGAAAATGTGCAATTAGTTCATAAATCAATTCGGGATTATATTGCAAGTTATGATGCATCTATAGCCGATAAAATAACGATTCAGTATGGAGGTTCTGTCACACCAGAAAATGTTACTCAATTTTTTGATCAAAAAGACATTGATGGTGTATTAGTAGGAGCCGCTTCTTTAAACGCAAATAGTTTTTCTATGATTGTACAAACTGCTGAAAAACATAAGAAATCATACCCTACTTAA
- a CDS encoding FAD-binding oxidoreductase, giving the protein MSTWVTGKIINIKNWTDQLFSLIVRAPVNTFIAGQFTKIKIKINNIIVQRAYSYLNAPHNPNLEFYIATILEGKCTPLLCTLRPGDTLMLTKKAYGRFILNEIPNCKNLWMLASGTGIGPYLSILEDHDKRLCQFSNIVLVHAVRFSKNLNYLSQIRKLQNFYNGKLHVQTIISQEESSSSLSGRIPNLIENDSLEKKVGLQLDINNSHVMLCGNPKMIQDTKEILNKKYGMQDHLRCKPGHITQERYW; this is encoded by the coding sequence ATGTCTACATGGGTCACCGGAAAAATTATTAATATAAAAAATTGGACAGATCAGTTGTTTAGTCTTATTGTACGAGCTCCAGTAAATACATTTATTGCTGGTCAATTTACTAAAATAAAGATAAAGATAAATAACATAATCGTGCAACGTGCTTATTCATATCTTAATGCTCCGCATAATCCAAATCTAGAATTTTACATAGCCACTATACTAGAAGGGAAATGTACCCCGTTGTTATGTACTTTACGTCCCGGTGATACTCTTATGCTTACTAAAAAAGCATACGGACGTTTTATACTCAATGAAATTCCAAATTGTAAAAATTTATGGATGTTAGCTAGCGGAACAGGGATTGGTCCATATTTATCAATACTCGAAGATCATGATAAAAGATTGTGTCAATTTTCAAATATTGTATTAGTACATGCAGTGAGGTTTTCTAAAAATTTAAATTATTTATCTCAAATAAGAAAATTACAAAACTTTTATAATGGTAAATTACACGTACAAACAATCATAAGTCAAGAAGAATCTTCTAGTTCACTTTCTGGACGTATACCTAATTTGATAGAAAATGACTCTTTAGAAAAAAAAGTAGGATTACAATTGGATATTAACAATAGTCACGTGATGTTATGTGGAAATCCGAAAATGATACAAGATACTAAGGAAATATTGAATAAAAAATATGGAATGCAAGATCATTTACGATGTAAACCAGGTCATATTACTCAAGAACGTTATTGGTAA